The Lysinibacillus pakistanensis genome includes a window with the following:
- a CDS encoding DUF3221 domain-containing protein, with the protein MKKYFVLIILLVISGCSNPKATIEDYSSSSISGYVTALQEGKFLVVSESPKSKDGHNNEIFDAIWFSSEESEDVEIGDYLHVWSGASFLSYPEQATATKFVIEEQERQRTNLTKKEVIQKAIIELDKLTEEHYFSPILTKIQYEKQKDSWNISFENINLNKPHLTIHIKDSK; encoded by the coding sequence ATGAAAAAATACTTTGTATTGATAATACTACTTGTCATAAGCGGATGCTCCAATCCAAAAGCAACAATTGAGGATTACTCCTCTTCCTCCATTTCTGGCTATGTAACAGCTCTACAAGAAGGAAAGTTTTTAGTAGTGAGTGAATCCCCAAAATCTAAGGATGGACACAACAATGAAATCTTTGATGCCATTTGGTTTTCATCAGAGGAAAGTGAAGATGTTGAAATCGGAGATTATTTGCATGTTTGGAGTGGTGCTTCCTTTTTATCGTATCCAGAACAGGCTACTGCCACAAAGTTTGTTATAGAAGAGCAAGAAAGACAAAGAACAAATTTAACAAAAAAAGAAGTTATTCAAAAAGCTATTATTGAGCTTGACAAACTTACTGAAGAACATTATTTCTCCCCAATTTTAACAAAAATACAGTATGAAAAACAAAAAGATAGTTGGAATATTAGCTTTGAAAATATTAATCTAAACAAACCTCATCTAACTATACATATTAAAGATTCTAAGTAG
- a CDS encoding PLP-dependent aminotransferase family protein: MELSISFTKDTAKYVQIYEEIKVAIINKKLCAQDKLPSKRALAKTLNVSIHTVQEAYEQLLAEGYIYSKERLGYFIAPFEFEWNQHLQDHFPSASTAISHTIKYDFHNGHVDKTAFPIASWHKLLKKHLNIENLTISPWQGEWTLREEIARYVARSRGVQCEASQVFVYSGTQNQLQALCHFFGSKSHVGIENPGFKRVCSTVQQCGLLTHAIPVDQSGITIPNETLHLLYTTPAHQFPLGMVMPIERRAAILQWATSKEAFIIEDDYDSEFRFKGLPIPSLAKMDQLQRVIYFGTFSKTLIPSLRISYMILPHSLVEDYQLFHQDQKSVVSKIDQLVLAEFMAQGLYDKHLAKMRTIYRKKQQVLLAAIHAHFSEEFKVIGEKSGLHIVVRLPSRLSEQNAIQLAMQVGIAVYPCSTSYQQGSHEAMVIIGYGGLTLEQIQEGIALLASVW, translated from the coding sequence ATGGAACTTTCCATTTCATTTACTAAAGATACAGCAAAATATGTTCAAATTTATGAAGAAATCAAAGTAGCTATCATCAACAAAAAACTTTGTGCCCAGGATAAGCTTCCTTCCAAACGAGCTCTTGCTAAAACATTGAATGTTAGTATCCATACAGTACAGGAGGCCTATGAACAATTACTAGCTGAAGGCTATATCTATAGTAAGGAACGCTTAGGCTATTTTATAGCTCCCTTTGAATTTGAATGGAATCAGCATTTACAAGATCACTTCCCCTCAGCATCAACAGCTATCTCTCATACGATCAAATATGACTTTCACAACGGGCATGTGGATAAAACTGCTTTCCCTATTGCAAGCTGGCATAAGTTGTTGAAAAAACACTTGAATATAGAAAATTTAACGATTAGTCCGTGGCAAGGTGAATGGACATTGCGTGAAGAGATTGCACGCTATGTGGCACGTTCAAGAGGTGTGCAATGTGAGGCATCACAGGTGTTTGTTTATAGTGGTACGCAAAATCAGCTTCAAGCATTATGCCATTTCTTTGGCTCAAAATCACATGTGGGCATAGAGAACCCTGGCTTTAAACGGGTATGTTCAACAGTCCAGCAATGTGGATTGCTCACCCACGCTATTCCTGTTGATCAATCAGGTATTACAATCCCGAATGAAACTCTACACTTGTTATACACTACGCCTGCACATCAGTTCCCACTTGGAATGGTCATGCCTATTGAGCGCCGCGCTGCTATTTTGCAATGGGCTACATCTAAAGAGGCCTTTATTATTGAGGATGATTATGATTCGGAATTTCGCTTTAAGGGGCTTCCCATTCCCTCATTAGCGAAAATGGATCAGCTTCAGCGTGTAATTTATTTTGGCACGTTTTCTAAAACGCTAATCCCATCTCTGCGTATAAGCTATATGATTTTACCTCATTCATTAGTAGAAGATTATCAGCTTTTTCATCAAGATCAAAAATCGGTTGTGTCAAAAATCGATCAGCTTGTTTTAGCCGAGTTTATGGCACAGGGTTTATACGATAAGCATTTAGCTAAAATGCGTACGATTTATCGTAAAAAGCAACAGGTCTTACTTGCAGCTATTCATGCTCATTTTTCAGAAGAGTTTAAGGTGATTGGTGAAAAGTCAGGGCTTCATATTGTTGTGAGATTACCATCAAGGCTTTCCGAGCAAAATGCCATACAGCTAGCCATGCAAGTAGGAATTGCTGTCTATCCATGCTCAACCTCTTATCAACAAGGTTCTCACGAGGCAATGGTCATTATAGGCTATGGTGGGTTAACACTTGAACAGATTCAAGAAGGTATCGCTTTACTTGCGTCTGTCTGGTAA
- a CDS encoding GNAT family N-acetyltransferase, with product MNFIALENETVLLRPLDKGDVQGILEAVNFPEIWLHMSTTMENIEDVNGFVDNALATKEKKTEFPFVIIDKVSGQIIGSTRFMDIDDKHKRLEIGTTWLIPAYWRTAINTNCKYLLLQYCFEILKLQRVQIKTDHENYRSQKAIERIGAIKEGVLRNHMIRKDGTIRHTVMYSITNEDWPEIKTHLQKLLVYSPVN from the coding sequence ATGAATTTTATTGCATTAGAAAATGAAACAGTATTATTAAGACCACTGGATAAAGGGGATGTACAGGGTATTTTAGAGGCTGTCAATTTTCCAGAAATATGGCTGCACATGTCTACTACTATGGAAAATATAGAGGATGTCAATGGCTTTGTGGATAATGCCTTAGCAACGAAAGAGAAGAAAACAGAATTTCCATTCGTCATTATAGATAAGGTATCTGGACAAATTATCGGTTCAACTAGATTTATGGATATAGATGATAAACATAAACGGCTCGAAATAGGGACAACATGGCTGATACCAGCTTATTGGAGGACCGCTATCAATACAAATTGTAAATATTTATTATTACAATATTGTTTTGAAATCTTAAAATTGCAACGTGTACAAATTAAAACCGACCATGAAAATTACCGTTCTCAAAAGGCAATTGAACGTATTGGAGCAATAAAAGAGGGTGTTTTACGTAATCATATGATTCGTAAAGACGGTACGATTCGCCATACAGTTATGTACAGTATCACAAATGAGGATTGGCCAGAGATTAAAACGCATTTACAGAAATTATTGGTTTATTCTCCTGTTAATTAG
- the ldmS gene encoding L-aspartate--L-methionine ligase LdmS, translated as MKPKLTLRQVYGNHAVYTPRTPYSDNPWMMDDPHKLDALTSREVAIADIPVLVHRATQTAKAQELHQLAGIPWVEQPYSYETQEEYIAQVQAWCEEGKTIVCQYIHDIEHMSRDCYWMDAEKFNELNTKAYIDHLIDSKFVPSRLNVETYRLSDAIKNWQPPVVLKPGDDSPTSGGYGVIICQNKNELTDGLRQFRMTGTESVIIEELLQTKDNYSCQFVYSEELGIQFLGASQQITDDNGIYEGNIIIDKVPKKVIEVGRHIMERGVAEGFVGVAGFDLIVTEAGDVQAIDLNFRQNGSTSMLMFHDALGKPINKFASYVAQSPQQNESFYQTIKKFITQGVLFPLSFYDGDYFPESVESRFVGIWYADTLEKIETYERELLY; from the coding sequence TTGAAACCAAAATTGACACTAAGGCAAGTTTACGGTAATCATGCTGTGTATACACCAAGAACGCCATACAGTGATAATCCCTGGATGATGGATGATCCACATAAACTAGACGCCTTAACATCTAGGGAAGTGGCAATAGCAGATATACCTGTGTTAGTACATCGTGCTACGCAAACAGCAAAAGCACAAGAGCTTCATCAATTGGCAGGGATACCCTGGGTGGAACAGCCTTATAGTTATGAAACACAAGAAGAGTATATTGCACAAGTTCAAGCTTGGTGTGAGGAGGGGAAAACCATTGTCTGCCAATATATTCATGATATAGAACATATGAGTCGGGATTGTTATTGGATGGACGCAGAGAAGTTTAATGAGCTAAATACAAAAGCATATATTGACCATTTAATTGATAGTAAATTTGTTCCTAGTCGTTTAAATGTGGAAACATATAGACTGTCAGATGCTATTAAAAATTGGCAGCCACCCGTCGTATTGAAGCCTGGTGATGATTCCCCCACTTCTGGAGGGTATGGGGTCATTATTTGCCAAAACAAAAATGAGCTAACAGATGGGTTACGACAGTTTCGTATGACTGGTACGGAGAGCGTTATTATTGAGGAGCTATTACAGACAAAGGATAACTATAGCTGTCAGTTTGTATATTCGGAAGAGCTAGGTATTCAATTTTTAGGAGCCTCTCAGCAAATAACGGATGATAATGGTATCTATGAAGGAAATATCATCATTGATAAAGTACCGAAAAAGGTTATCGAGGTGGGGCGACATATTATGGAAAGAGGAGTAGCGGAAGGCTTTGTAGGAGTAGCAGGCTTTGATTTAATTGTTACCGAGGCTGGAGACGTTCAGGCAATAGATTTGAATTTCAGACAGAATGGCTCAACCTCTATGCTAATGTTTCATGATGCACTGGGTAAGCCCATAAATAAATTCGCCTCCTATGTAGCTCAAAGTCCTCAGCAAAATGAATCCTTTTATCAAACAATCAAAAAATTCATAACACAGGGAGTCCTATTTCCATTATCCTTTTATGATGGTGACTATTTTCCTGAGTCTGTTGAATCGAGATTTGTGGGAATTTGGTATGCTGATACTTTAGAGAAAATTGAAACATATGAACGTGAATTGTTATATTAG
- a CDS encoding ABC transporter permease has protein sequence MNISMTRIQAIFMKDYKEFSRNYAVSLMIFVPFVLAFFYNKTGISSISEYFLPINIGFSMVTAYVQCCLIAEEKEKNTLRNLMLSPASLGDILIGKSLFVFIMTMIVVGITIFLVGYNPANIFIIAIALMLSSVFYIALGTLCGLFAKSIMEGSIIILPVILIFPLGSYASPLSTVYPALKFMEWLPSSQLVLLAEALEGSYSATDVIIPIVTIIVWSIFAWIITAFIYKKRMVD, from the coding sequence TTTTATGAAGGATTATAAGGAGTTTTCACGGAACTATGCAGTATCTCTTATGATATTTGTACCATTTGTTTTAGCGTTTTTTTACAATAAAACTGGAATCTCTTCTATCAGCGAGTATTTTCTACCAATTAATATAGGTTTTTCTATGGTAACTGCCTATGTACAATGCTGTTTAATTGCTGAGGAGAAAGAAAAAAATACGCTTCGTAATTTAATGCTTTCCCCTGCTTCACTTGGAGATATTTTAATTGGTAAAAGCTTGTTTGTCTTTATTATGACAATGATTGTAGTGGGAATCACTATTTTTCTTGTGGGCTATAATCCTGCCAACATATTCATCATAGCCATTGCTTTAATGCTTTCATCTGTGTTCTATATTGCACTTGGAACATTGTGTGGATTATTTGCGAAGTCTATTATGGAAGGATCTATAATCATCCTACCCGTTATTCTAATTTTCCCATTAGGCTCTTATGCTTCACCATTATCAACAGTTTACCCAGCTTTGAAATTTATGGAGTGGTTACCAAGCTCCCAGTTGGTCCTATTAGCAGAGGCTTTAGAGGGAAGCTATTCAGCAACAGATGTGATCATCCCGATTGTTACAATCATTGTATGGTCAATTTTTGCTTGGATAATCACAGCATTTATCTATAAAAAAAGAATGGTCGACTAA